In Gadus macrocephalus chromosome 4, ASM3116895v1, the following proteins share a genomic window:
- the LOC132455460 gene encoding uncharacterized protein LOC132455460 has translation MVFVSTKPKSRQYTAADGVRSKRYKAVRGDLPDPDVLKVDEAYQDFMADLAPLITTLSISPGVPLVNSTFGSVQDGSPISYQHPVPVSRVIIHHPDAPSPPPLPLHGHRLDPSTCSFVCTHQQQCNAMALTINFDMARSIERATREQSGSAEWHSLRKMRLTSSRFREVCHVRGHSSAENLAERIRKGGVQTALMKRGLALEPVAIQEYAHIKNISYWPSGFVIHPDAPWLGSSPDGVVFDPTEAPPFGLVEVKCPNEKSYVDCGYLRMQNGALRLKPSHSYYWQVQGQLLITGMQWCDFVVFAEDDVLVQRIYKDAEVTRVIRERGDYFFFYHFLI, from the exons ATGGTATTTGTCTCAACCAAACCAAAGTCGAGACAGTACACAGCTGCTGATGGTGTGAG GAGCAAGCGCTACAAAGCAGTGCGGGGGGACTTGCCAGACCCAGATGTCCTGAAGGTCGACGAGGCATACCAGGACTTCATGGCAGACCTTGCACCATTAATCACCACGCTCTCCATAAGTCCTGGTGTCCCCCTCGTCAATTCCACTTTTGGGAGCGTTCAAGATGGAAGCCCTATTTCTTATCAGCACCCTGTGCCAGTGAGTAGGGTCATCATCCACCACCCAGAcgcaccctctccacccccactgCCGTTACATGGTCACAGGCTGGACCCAAGCACATGTTCCTTTGTGTGCACTCACCAACAACAATGTAATGCAATGGCGCTTACCATCAATTTCGACATGGCAAGATCCATTGAGAGGGCCACAAGGGAACAGAGTGGTAGCGCAGAATGGCACAGCCTGAGGAAGATGAGGCTCACCTCCTCAAGGTTCCGGGAGGTGTGCCATGTCAGAGGTCACAGCTCTGCTGAGAACCTTGCCGAACGTATCCGCAAAGGTGGGGTTCAGACAGCTCTGATGAAGAGGGGGCTTGCACTGGAGCCAGTAGCTATTCAGGAGTATGCCCACATTAAAAACATCAGCTACTGGCCATCAGGATTTGTCATCCATCCAGATGCTCCCTGGCTCGGTTCTTCTCCAGATGGGGTCGTTTTTGATCCCACGGAGGCACCACCATTTgggctggtggaggtgaagTGTCCTAACGAGAAGAGCTACGTGGACTGCGGGTACCTGCGCATGCAGAATGGCGCCCTCCGTCTGAAGCCAAGCCACAGCTACTACTGGCAGGTGCAAGGCCAGCTGCTTATCACAGGGATGCAGTGGTGTGATTTTGTGGTTTTTGCAGAGGATGATGTTCTTGTGCAAAGAATTTATAAAGATGCTGAGGTTACCAGGGTcataagggagaggggggattaTTTCTTTTTCTATCATttcttaatctga